Proteins found in one Gardnerella vaginalis ATCC 14018 = JCM 11026 genomic segment:
- the rpsH gene encoding 30S ribosomal protein S8 encodes MTMTDPIADMLTRLRNASAAKHDTVEMPYSKFKANIAEILKREGYIKDFAAKEAKVGQTLEVTLKYGSNGQRSIQGIKRISKPGLRRYAKSDSLPMPLGGLGIAIISTSSGLLTQKECLDRGIGGEIVAYVW; translated from the coding sequence ATGACAATGACAGATCCTATCGCAGACATGTTGACACGTCTGCGTAATGCGAGCGCGGCAAAGCACGATACCGTGGAAATGCCGTACTCCAAGTTCAAGGCGAATATCGCCGAGATTCTGAAGCGTGAAGGCTATATTAAAGACTTTGCTGCTAAGGAAGCCAAGGTTGGACAGACTTTGGAAGTCACATTAAAGTATGGCTCCAATGGTCAGCGTTCCATCCAGGGCATCAAGCGCATTTCTAAGCCAGGCTTGCGTCGTTACGCAAAGTCTGATTCTTTGCCTATGCCTCTTGGTGGTCTCGGTATCGCTATTATCTCGACCAGCTCGGGATTGTTGACTCAGAAGGAATGCCTCGACAGAGGCATTGGCGGCGAAATCGTCGCCTACGTATGGTGA
- a CDS encoding type Z 30S ribosomal protein S14 — protein sequence MAKTALKNKAAAKPKFKVRAYTRCQVCGRPHSVYRKFGLCRVCLREKAHRGELPGVTKSSW from the coding sequence ATGGCAAAAACCGCTCTGAAAAACAAGGCGGCCGCTAAGCCGAAGTTCAAGGTGCGCGCTTATACGCGTTGCCAGGTTTGTGGTCGTCCTCACTCCGTGTATCGCAAGTTCGGTCTGTGCCGTGTATGCCTTCGTGAAAAGGCACATCGCGGTGAGTTGCCGGGTGTTACGAAGTCCAGTTGGTAA
- the rplE gene encoding 50S ribosomal protein L5, with translation MTDTTVEAPATPRLKQQYNDQIVPALEKEFGHTNPMQVARLQKVVVSMGVGAAARDSKLIEGAIKDLTLITGQKPKVTKAKKSVAQFHLREGQAIGAYVTLRGDRMWEFLDRLLTLALPRIRDFRGINGNQFDGQGNYNFGLTEQSMFHEIDPDSIDHQRGMDITVVTTTKDDVEAKSLLKHLGFPFKEN, from the coding sequence ATGACCGATACTACAGTTGAGGCGCCGGCAACTCCGCGCTTAAAGCAGCAATACAATGATCAAATCGTTCCAGCTTTGGAAAAGGAATTTGGCCACACTAATCCTATGCAGGTGGCTCGTTTGCAGAAGGTCGTCGTCTCTATGGGCGTTGGCGCTGCAGCTCGCGATTCCAAGCTTATCGAAGGTGCGATTAAGGATCTCACTTTGATCACTGGTCAGAAGCCAAAGGTTACTAAGGCTAAGAAGTCTGTTGCGCAGTTCCATTTGCGCGAAGGTCAGGCTATTGGCGCTTACGTAACTCTTCGTGGTGATCGTATGTGGGAATTCTTGGATCGTTTGCTCACTCTGGCTTTGCCACGTATCCGCGATTTCCGTGGTATTAATGGCAACCAGTTCGACGGTCAGGGTAACTATAACTTTGGTCTTACGGAGCAGTCAATGTTCCACGAGATTGATCCTGATTCGATTGATCATCAGCGTGGTATGGACATCACCGTGGTGACCACCACCAAGGACGATGTGGAAGCGAAGTCGCTACTTAAGCACCTCGGTTTCCCATTCAAGGAGAACTGA
- the rplX gene encoding 50S ribosomal protein L24 — MVAKIKSGDQVKVIRGKDRGKEGKVLRVLAEDRLIVEGVQVVKKHVRATQQGQQAGIVSVEAPIHRSNVMVIDPETKQPTRVGVIVKQEARDGKVKTVRVRVAKKSGKELA, encoded by the coding sequence ATGGTAGCCAAGATTAAGTCCGGCGACCAGGTAAAGGTTATCCGCGGCAAGGATCGCGGTAAGGAAGGCAAAGTACTTCGTGTACTCGCCGAAGACCGTTTGATCGTCGAGGGTGTTCAGGTTGTTAAGAAGCATGTGCGTGCTACCCAGCAGGGTCAGCAGGCAGGCATCGTCTCTGTTGAGGCTCCAATTCACCGTTCTAACGTTATGGTGATTGACCCAGAGACCAAGCAACCAACCCGCGTGGGCGTGATTGTTAAGCAAGAAGCTCGCGACGGCAAAGTAAAGACCGTGCGCGTGCGTGTAGCTAAGAAGTCCGGAAAGGAGCTGGCATGA
- the rplN gene encoding 50S ribosomal protein L14 gives MIQQETRLHVADNTGAKELLAIRVLGGSKRRYAGIGDIIVASVKDAIPGGSVKKGDVVKAVVVRTVKEHRRVDGSYIKFDENAAVILGSGREPKGTRIFGPVGRELRDKRFMKIVSLAPEVI, from the coding sequence ATGATTCAGCAGGAAACGCGGCTTCATGTCGCCGACAACACGGGTGCTAAGGAATTGCTTGCCATCCGCGTGCTCGGTGGATCGAAGCGACGCTATGCCGGCATCGGCGACATCATCGTCGCCTCCGTTAAGGATGCTATTCCTGGCGGGTCGGTCAAGAAAGGCGACGTAGTTAAGGCTGTCGTCGTCCGTACTGTCAAGGAACATCGTCGTGTTGATGGTTCCTATATTAAGTTCGACGAGAACGCCGCTGTTATTCTCGGCTCTGGCCGTGAACCAAAGGGCACTCGTATCTTTGGACCAGTCGGTCGTGAATTGCGTGATAAGCGCTTCATGAAGATTGTGTCCCTCGCCCCGGAGGTGATCTGA
- the rpsQ gene encoding 30S ribosomal protein S17, which produces MAENQERNFRKVRRGYVVSEAMDKTIAVELEQRSTHPLYGKVVRSTRKVKAHDEHNEAHIGDLVSIMETRPLSKTKRWRLDSIIERAK; this is translated from the coding sequence ATGGCTGAGAACCAAGAGCGCAACTTCCGCAAGGTTCGTCGCGGCTACGTCGTGTCCGAGGCCATGGACAAGACAATTGCCGTGGAGCTGGAGCAGCGTTCGACACACCCACTTTACGGTAAAGTCGTCCGCTCCACACGCAAGGTCAAGGCACATGATGAACACAATGAGGCGCATATTGGCGATCTCGTGAGTATCATGGAAACTCGGCCTTTGAGCAAGACCAAGCGTTGGCGTCTCGACTCGATTATCGAGCGCGCCAAGTAA
- the rpmC gene encoding 50S ribosomal protein L29, producing MPVGTADYTIKNLNEKTNAEIEGFLKKSKEELFNLRFQAATGQLENSARLKAVKHDIARMYTILRERELGISQEPGATEVKEK from the coding sequence ATGCCAGTCGGAACTGCAGACTACACCATCAAGAATTTAAACGAGAAGACTAATGCTGAAATCGAAGGCTTCTTAAAGAAGTCTAAGGAAGAGCTTTTTAACTTGCGCTTCCAGGCAGCAACTGGTCAACTCGAAAACAGCGCTCGCCTCAAGGCGGTCAAGCACGACATAGCCAGGATGTATACTATCCTGCGTGAGCGTGAACTCGGCATCAGCCAAGAGCCTGGCGCCACTGAGGTCAAGGAGAAGTAA
- the rplP gene encoding 50S ribosomal protein L16, which produces MLIPKRTKYRKQHRPTRSGMSKGGTAIAFGDFGIQALAPAYITNRQIEAARIAMTRYIKRGGRVWITVFPDRPLTKHPLGARMGSGKGAPEFWIANIHPGRVMFEIGGVSEDVAREALRRAIDKLPMKCRVIAREGGDI; this is translated from the coding sequence ATGCTTATCCCAAAAAGGACTAAATATCGCAAGCAGCACCGTCCTACCCGTAGCGGCATGTCTAAGGGTGGAACCGCTATCGCTTTCGGCGATTTCGGTATTCAGGCGCTGGCTCCGGCGTACATCACTAACCGTCAGATCGAGGCAGCCCGTATCGCAATGACCCGCTATATTAAGCGTGGTGGTCGCGTGTGGATTACGGTTTTCCCTGATCGTCCATTAACCAAGCACCCGCTTGGTGCACGAATGGGTTCCGGTAAAGGCGCTCCAGAATTCTGGATTGCTAACATCCATCCAGGTCGTGTAATGTTCGAGATCGGTGGTGTTTCTGAGGACGTCGCTCGCGAGGCTTTGCGCCGCGCTATCGACAAGCTCCCAATGAAATGCCGTGTTATTGCGCGTGAAGGCGGTGACATCTGA
- the rpsC gene encoding 30S ribosomal protein S3: MGQKINPFGYRLGITENHRSRWFSDSTKAGERYRDFVLEDDKIRKEMSHDLERAGVSRIVIERTRDRVRVDIHTARPGIIIGRRGAEAERVRAKLEKLTGKQVQLNIFEVKNAALDAQLVAQGIAEQLTNRVTFRRAMRKAQQDAMRAGAKGIRIKLSGRLGGAEMSRSEFYREGRVPLQTLRALIDYGFFEAKTTYGRIGVKVWIYKGDMTEREFEEQQAQQGKREGRRGDRRPRRGARSANQQKAAEAQAEKPAAAAAAEAPAATETKE; the protein is encoded by the coding sequence ATGGGTCAGAAGATCAATCCTTTCGGCTATCGCCTGGGCATTACCGAGAATCATCGCTCTAGGTGGTTCTCTGATTCTACTAAAGCCGGCGAGCGTTACCGTGACTTCGTCCTTGAGGATGACAAGATTCGCAAGGAAATGAGCCATGACCTCGAACGTGCAGGCGTGTCCCGCATCGTTATCGAGCGTACTCGTGACCGCGTTCGTGTTGATATTCACACCGCTCGTCCAGGTATTATTATCGGTCGTCGTGGCGCAGAAGCCGAGCGTGTTCGTGCAAAGCTTGAGAAGCTCACTGGTAAGCAAGTACAGCTCAACATTTTCGAAGTGAAGAATGCTGCACTTGACGCTCAATTGGTTGCTCAGGGAATTGCGGAACAGTTAACCAATCGCGTTACATTCCGTCGCGCTATGCGTAAAGCACAGCAGGATGCAATGCGCGCAGGTGCAAAGGGTATCCGTATTAAGCTCTCTGGTCGTCTTGGTGGCGCCGAAATGAGCCGTTCTGAGTTCTATCGTGAGGGTCGCGTTCCACTGCAGACCCTGCGTGCCCTTATTGATTACGGCTTCTTTGAAGCTAAGACTACCTACGGCCGTATCGGCGTAAAGGTATGGATTTATAAGGGTGATATGACCGAGCGTGAGTTCGAAGAGCAGCAGGCCCAGCAGGGTAAGCGTGAAGGTCGCCGTGGCGATCGTCGTCCACGTCGTGGCGCACGCTCTGCCAACCAGCAGAAGGCTGCCGAAGCACAGGCTGAGAAGCCAGCTGCAGCTGCAGCTGCTGAAGCTCCTGCCGCAACGGAAACGAAGGAGTGA
- the rplV gene encoding 50S ribosomal protein L22 — translation MEAKAIARHVRVTPRKARRMVDLIRGKRASEAITILKFAPQDASLPVRKVLESAIANARVKAEKAGEPFREQDLVIKETYVDEGVTLKRFRARAQGRAARINKRTSHITVIVSLKEGDR, via the coding sequence ATGGAAGCTAAAGCAATCGCTCGTCACGTACGTGTGACGCCGCGCAAGGCTCGCCGCATGGTCGACCTCATCCGAGGCAAGCGTGCAAGCGAAGCTATTACCATTTTGAAGTTTGCTCCTCAGGACGCATCTTTACCAGTGCGTAAGGTTCTTGAAAGCGCGATCGCTAACGCTCGCGTTAAGGCTGAAAAGGCTGGAGAACCATTCCGTGAGCAAGACTTGGTCATCAAGGAAACCTATGTGGATGAGGGTGTAACGCTTAAGCGTTTCCGCGCTCGTGCACAAGGTCGCGCTGCGCGCATTAACAAGCGCACAAGCCATATCACTGTTATCGTCTCGCTTAAGGAAGGGGATCGCTAA